DNA from Bacillus sp. Marseille-P3661:
CAGCAAAGCAAGCAGGTGCCAAGAAGGTATTTATTCCAAAAGAGAATTACCAATCGATTTTAGATGAGATAGAAGGAATTGAAATTATACCTGTTGAACATTTAACAGAAGTGTTTGGACCTGTGTTTAAACAAATTAACCTAGAAAAGGATAATCAACAAGGAGCTATGGATGAGGCTATACCGGCATCTAGTTCAGCTGACATAAATCCACCAGCAACATCAATTTAAGATAATAAGGCGGCATGTGTTGACAACAAATCACACATGCCATTTCCTTGATGTGATTTGAAAATAAATTAATTTTGTATAGAACTGAAGAAGAAACTGTAGAATCATAGATACCTTAAGAATGGACAAGTATTGATTAAATAAGATAGAATTGTACAAAGATTATATTTGCTTTGCTTTTAGACGAGACGGTTTTATATAGTTTTTTATTAGTATTTGCATTGAAACAATCCTTTGTTGAAATACTATTAATTACTATTATTAAGTGCTGGAGTACAAAAAAGAAATTTTCAAGCATATTTTAGAGTATAGGCGTAAATTTTCTTCCGCTGACTAATGTCCGTCATTTTTAACAAGGAATAGTTGCTAGGGTGGTTTTTCTAAATTTTATGGAGGTGTACATGTATGACGAATAATAAAGAAAGTATCGTCCCCCTCCTTCCGCTGCGTGGTTTATTAGTATATCCGACGATGGTTCTACACTTGGATGTAGGAAGAGATAAGTCCGTCCAAGCGCTAGAGAAAGCCATGGTGGATGATCACCTAATTTTTTTAGCCACACAAAAAGAAGTTGGTGTTAATGATCCAGCGGAGGATGATATATTTGAAGTTGGAACTCTATCTAAAGTAAAGCAAATGCTTAAGCTTCCAAATGGAACGATCAGGGTTCTCGTAGAAGGATTAAAAAGGGCTAAAATCATCGAATATATAGATGAAGATGAAACATTCTTAGTAAAAATCGAGCATATTGAAGAAAACAATCAAGCTAATTCAGAAGAAAAAGCTTTAATGAGGACGTTATTAAGTCAATTTGAACAATACATAAAATTATCAAAAAAGATTACAGCAGAGACCTATGCATCAGTTGCTGATATTGAAGAGCCAGGCCGAATGGCAGATATAATTGCGTCTCATCTATCATTAAAGATAAAAGAAAAACAAGAAATCCTTGAAACGACCGATGTAAAAGACCGTCTTGAACGGATGATTTCATTAATAAATAATGAAAAAGAAATACTTAACTTGGAAAAGAAAATAGGCCAACGTGTAAAACGATCGATGGAACGCACGCAAAAAGAATATTACTTGCGTGAACAAATGAAGGCTATTCAAAAAGAGCTAGGCGATAAAGAAGGAAAAACAGGTGAAGTTGAATCTTTAAAAGAAAAGATTGAAAATGCAAAAATGCCTGATCGCATTAGAGAAACCGCTCTAAAAGAGTTAGACCGTTTTGAGAAGATTCCAACGAGTTCAGCGGAAAGTTCTGTTATTCGAAATTATATTGATTGGTTATTAGCATTACCGTGGCATGAAGAAACGGAAGATAATCTAGATATTAAAAATGCAGAAACCGTTCTTGACAAAGACCACTATGGCTTAGATAAAGTGAAAGAGCGTGTGCTTGAATATTTAGCTGTTCAGAAATTGACAAAATCATTAAAAGGTCCAATTTTATGTCTTGTTGGACCACCGGGTGTAGGAAAAACATCGTTAGCTCGTTCGATTGCAACAGCTTTGGATCGGAACTTTGTTCGTATTTCACTTGGAGGCGTGAGGGACGAAGCTGAGATTCGTGGACATCGTCGCACATATGTAGGAGCCATGCCAGGACGAATTATTCAAGGCATGAAAAAAGCAAAAACGATCAATCCAGTATTTTTATTGGATGAAATCGATAAAATGTCTAGCGATTTTCGAGGAGACCCTTCATCTGCAATGCTTGAAGTATTAGATCCTGAACAAAACTGGAATTTCAGTGATCATTATATTGAAGAAACATACGATCTTTCGAAGGTTATGTTTATTGCAACAGCCAACAACATTGGAACTATTCCAGGTCCATTGTTAGACCGGATGGAAGTGATTTCAATTGCAGGTTATACAGAGGTTGAAAAGCTTCACATTGCAAAAGATCACTTATTTCCAAAACAAGTTAAGGAACATGGTCTTGATAAAGGCAAGCTGCAAATTCGTGATGAGGCATTATTAATGCTAATTCGTACTTATACAAGAGAAGCGGGTGTCAGGGGTTTAGAGAGACAGCTTGCAACGATTTGTCGTAAAGCTGCTCGCCTTGTAGTGTCTGAAGACCGTAAGCGAATTATTATTACTGAAAAAAATCTGCAAGAGTTTCTAGGGAAACCAAGGTTTCGTTTTGGTCAAGCGGAGCTACAAGATCAAATTGGTGCGGTAACAGGCTTAGCTTATACAGCCGCGGGTGGTGACACCCTTTCTATTGAAGTATCGATTGTACCCGGTAAAGGGAAACTTACACTAACTGGTAAGCTTGGCGATGTGATGAAGGAATCTGCTCAAGCAGCATTTAGTTATATACGTTACCGAGCAAATGAGCTGAATATAGATCCGAATTTTCATGAGAAAAATGATATCCACATCCATGTACCAGAAGGCGCAGTTCCGAAGGATGGCCCTTCAGCAGGTATCACAATGGCAACAGCACTAGTTTCTGCCTTAACAGGAAGAGCGGTTCGTAAAGAAGTGGGTATGACAGGAGAAATCACGTTACGAGGAAGAGTATTACCGATCGGTGGTTTAAAAGAAAAATCGTTAGCTGCACATAGAGCAGGGCTAAAAACAATCATCATTCCGAAAGAAAATGAAAAGGACTTAGATGATATTCCTGAGAGTGTTCGCAATGATTTAGAATATATTCCAGTAGAACATTTAGATGAAGTGTTAAAACACGCACTAACAGGAGAGAAACAATGAAAGTAACACAAGCAGAAATTGTTATCAGTGCTGTTAAGCCTGAACAATATCCAAACGATGCATTACCGCACTTTGCTTTAGCTGGGCGGTCCAATGTTGGGAAATCATCATTTATTAATAAGATGTTAAATCGAAAAAGCCTGGCTAGAACTTCTTCTAAACCTGGAAAGACGCAAACGTTAAACTTTTTCATTGTAAATGAGATGCTTTATTTTGTTGATGTCCCAGGTTACGGCTTTGCCAAAGTATCGAAAAAAGATAGAGAAGCTTGGGGAAAAATGATTGAAACATATTTAACAACAAGCGAAAATCTAAGAGCAGTCATTCAAATCATCGATTTAAGGCATAAACCTACTGTTGATGATAAATTGATGTATGATTTTTGTAAGCATTATGATATCCCTGTTATTATCATTGCGACGAAGGCTGATAAAATTCCAAAAGGAAAATGGGAAAAGCATTTGAAAGTAGTCAAAGAAACGCTTGAGGTTGATCCTAACGATGTTGTCATTACTTTCTCATCTGAAACAGGAAAAGGTAAGGACGAGGCATGGGGAGTAATAAGACAGTTTATGTAAATGTAAATAAAAAATCCAAAGTACCTTATAAAAAGGTACTTTGGATTTTTGCTTGTCTAGCTTCAGCGCCTAGCCCCTCGGGAAAAATAACTTTCCGCTTTTGAGGCTAAAAGTGCCACAAACGCGAAAGAACATTTTCCTATCGCGCTGACCAAGACGCTTGCGCTTTTCTAATTACTTCTTTTTGAAGAATAAAAGGTATACACCGGCTATAATGAGTGCAACCGGCCAAAAGCTCTCTACCCAACCAATAATATCTCCTATATAACTCATCCAGCCAATTATTCCATCATAAAATAATCCTAATAATGATATGATTAGTAAGATAATACCTGGAACAATACCGCTTTTCGTTTTTTGATGGCGAACTATAAAAGCAATTCCAACGATAAGTGTATAAACAGACCAATGATCAGGCCAAAAATTAAATAACTCTTTGGCATGAAAGTGAGCGCCAAGGCCTGTTAGAATAATACCTGGAAGTATACTCGAATGCTCTTTTGAAAGATAGGCTTGAAAAAGAAATGCAATCCCGATAATAATTAATAGAGTTGGCCAAGTAAACATACTTTTCATGATGGGCAGTTTTAATTGATCAGCCAAAAAATAAATCCCAACTCCAATTAACAGAATACCAGGAAAAATGCTTTGTCCCTTCATCTGGAAAACAACACGCTCCTGTTAATAAAGTTTCACGGCTTGATTACTTTCCTATTAATTTGTTAAGATAATTGTAGAACTATGACGTAATTTGGGTATATTATTAAAAATAGTGATTTATATACATGATAACATAATGGTTTCATATTTCGTTCACATTTTTTTTAAGTAAACGAACAGATATATGTTATTATATGCTTAATGGTTTATATCGTCATAATAATTTAAGTCTTTGTAACTAGATAATATATCGGGGTGGGAGTATTAATGTATATAGTAGTAGTAGGTTTAAATTATAAAACGGCCCCTGTGGAAATAAGAGAAAAGTTAACCTTTGATCCTTCAACTTTAAGGGATGCACATATAAGGCTGCGTGAACAAAAAAGTATTTTAGAAAATGTTATTGTTTCCACTTGTAATCGTACGGAAATTTATGCTGTTGTTGATCAACTTCATACTGGTCGTTATTATATTAAAGCATTTTTAGCAGAATGGTTCGGACTTGAAATGGATGAGTTTACACCGTTTTTATCGATCTTTGAAAATGATCAGGCTATTGAACACTTGTTTCGTGTATCCTGTGGTCTAAATTCAATGGTCTTAGGAGAAACTCAAATATTAGGACAAGTAAGGGATAGCTTCTTATTAGCACAAGAGGTAAAAACGACCGGTACTGTGTTTAATGAATTATTTAAGCAAGGTATCACTCTAGCTAAAAAAGGTCATAGTGAGACTGAGATAGGTGAAAATGCTGTATCAGTAAGTTATGCAGCGGTTGAGCTTGCTAAGAAAATTTTTGGTAGTCTAAAAAATAAACATGTAGTTATTCTTGGAGCTGGTAAGATGGGGGAATTAGCAGCTAAGAATCTACATGGTAGTGGTGCGGTCAATATTACAGTTCTAAACAGAACATTTGAAAAAGCAATTGCATTAGCTGAGCGTTTTAACGGCAAGGCGCGAACAATTGAACAGCTTAATCAATCATTGATAGATGCTGATATATTAATTAGTTCAACAGGTTCAAAGGATTTTGTTATTACAAAACAAATGATGGCTCGGGTTGAAAAGCAAAGGAAAGGCAGACCCCTTTTCATGGTTGATATAGCTGTACCACGTGACCTTGATCCAGAGTTAGATCAACTCGAGAGTGTATTTTTATATGATATCGATGATTTACAAGGTATCGTAGATGCAAACATCGCAGAACGTCAAAAAGCTGCTGAACAAATCGGCATTATGATCGAAGAGCAAATTGTGTTATTTAAAAATTGGTTAGGGACGTTAGGTGTAGTGCCGATTATCTCAGCACTTCGAAACAAAGCATTGGCGATTCAAGCTGAAACGATGAGCAGCATTGAGCGTAAAATGCCAAATTTAACAGAACGTGAGCGAAAGGTATTAAACAAGCATACAAAGAGTATCATTAATCAAATTTTAAAGGAGCCGATTAATTCTGCTAAAGAATTAGCGGCAGAACCAAATGCAGAAGAATCGTTAAAGCTGTTTATGAAAATTTTTGAGATCGAGGATGCTGTAGAAGAAGAAATTGATGCTCAACGAAAGCAAGAAAAAGTTGTTGTTCCCATTGAACGGGAAAAATCGTGGGCATACTCAATGAAAAATGCTTAAAACGCCGTTCCTAGAGGGGATTCGACGGAATGAATAACTTACAAATAGGTTGGATTTATGATTTAACGATTATTCTATATGCATGCAGTGTCTTAGGATATTTCATAGACTTTTTACAGAACAACCGGAAGGCCAATCAAATTGCCTTCTGGTTGCTTTCTATTGTTTGGGGTTTACAAACGTTTTTCTTTACTGCGCAAATAATAGAAATGGGTCGTTTTCCTGTGTTAAATATGATGGAAGGGCTTTATTTTTATGCGTGGGTTCTCGTTACATTTTCTCTTGTTATTAATAAATTTTTTCGAGTGGACTTTTTAGTTTTTTTTACTACCGTTTTAGGATTTATTATAATGACATTGCACTTGTTTGCCCCGGTAGAAAGTAAGTCTGCTGTTCTGGCAGAACGACTTATATCTGAGTTGTTATTTATCCACATCACGATTGCTATTCTTTCATATGGTGCTTTTACTCTCTCAGCTGTTTTTTCCATCATGTATTTACTTCAATATAAAATGATTAAGAAAAAGCAATGGGGAACACGTTTGCGTCGTTTTGGTGATTTAACATTATTAGATCGACTTTCTTATAGTTTAAATATGGGCGGAGTGCCTATGCTATTAATATCACTAATTTTGGGTATTGTTTGGGCGTATATTCAATTAGAATCTTTCTGGTCTGATGCAAAAGTTATCGGTTCTTTTACCGTTTTAATTGCATATAGCAGCTATCTCTATTTAAGAGTTGCTAAAGAAATACAAGGAAGGAGCATCGCTTTTTGGAATCTTTGTGCTTTTCTTGTCTTACTCATTAATTTTTTCTTATTTGGAAGTCTATCCCGTTTTCACTTTTGGTACGGTTAATATATTACACATTGTCCCTCAATACATATATACATTCTTGGAGGTAAAAACTGAATGCGCAAAATCATCGTAGGTTCTAGACAAAGTAAATTAGCACTAACACAGACTAACTGGTTTATTGAGCAAATGAAAA
Protein-coding regions in this window:
- the lon gene encoding endopeptidase La — translated: MTNNKESIVPLLPLRGLLVYPTMVLHLDVGRDKSVQALEKAMVDDHLIFLATQKEVGVNDPAEDDIFEVGTLSKVKQMLKLPNGTIRVLVEGLKRAKIIEYIDEDETFLVKIEHIEENNQANSEEKALMRTLLSQFEQYIKLSKKITAETYASVADIEEPGRMADIIASHLSLKIKEKQEILETTDVKDRLERMISLINNEKEILNLEKKIGQRVKRSMERTQKEYYLREQMKAIQKELGDKEGKTGEVESLKEKIENAKMPDRIRETALKELDRFEKIPTSSAESSVIRNYIDWLLALPWHEETEDNLDIKNAETVLDKDHYGLDKVKERVLEYLAVQKLTKSLKGPILCLVGPPGVGKTSLARSIATALDRNFVRISLGGVRDEAEIRGHRRTYVGAMPGRIIQGMKKAKTINPVFLLDEIDKMSSDFRGDPSSAMLEVLDPEQNWNFSDHYIEETYDLSKVMFIATANNIGTIPGPLLDRMEVISIAGYTEVEKLHIAKDHLFPKQVKEHGLDKGKLQIRDEALLMLIRTYTREAGVRGLERQLATICRKAARLVVSEDRKRIIITEKNLQEFLGKPRFRFGQAELQDQIGAVTGLAYTAAGGDTLSIEVSIVPGKGKLTLTGKLGDVMKESAQAAFSYIRYRANELNIDPNFHEKNDIHIHVPEGAVPKDGPSAGITMATALVSALTGRAVRKEVGMTGEITLRGRVLPIGGLKEKSLAAHRAGLKTIIIPKENEKDLDDIPESVRNDLEYIPVEHLDEVLKHALTGEKQ
- a CDS encoding LiaI-LiaF-like domain-containing protein; its protein translation is MKGQSIFPGILLIGVGIYFLADQLKLPIMKSMFTWPTLLIIIGIAFLFQAYLSKEHSSILPGIILTGLGAHFHAKELFNFWPDHWSVYTLIVGIAFIVRHQKTKSGIVPGIILLIISLLGLFYDGIIGWMSYIGDIIGWVESFWPVALIIAGVYLLFFKKK
- a CDS encoding cytochrome c biogenesis protein, with the protein product MNNLQIGWIYDLTIILYACSVLGYFIDFLQNNRKANQIAFWLLSIVWGLQTFFFTAQIIEMGRFPVLNMMEGLYFYAWVLVTFSLVINKFFRVDFLVFFTTVLGFIIMTLHLFAPVESKSAVLAERLISELLFIHITIAILSYGAFTLSAVFSIMYLLQYKMIKKKQWGTRLRRFGDLTLLDRLSYSLNMGGVPMLLISLILGIVWAYIQLESFWSDAKVIGSFTVLIAYSSYLYLRVAKEIQGRSIAFWNLCAFLVLLINFFLFGSLSRFHFWYG
- the yihA gene encoding ribosome biogenesis GTP-binding protein YihA/YsxC — translated: MKVTQAEIVISAVKPEQYPNDALPHFALAGRSNVGKSSFINKMLNRKSLARTSSKPGKTQTLNFFIVNEMLYFVDVPGYGFAKVSKKDREAWGKMIETYLTTSENLRAVIQIIDLRHKPTVDDKLMYDFCKHYDIPVIIIATKADKIPKGKWEKHLKVVKETLEVDPNDVVITFSSETGKGKDEAWGVIRQFM
- the hemA gene encoding glutamyl-tRNA reductase, which gives rise to MYIVVVGLNYKTAPVEIREKLTFDPSTLRDAHIRLREQKSILENVIVSTCNRTEIYAVVDQLHTGRYYIKAFLAEWFGLEMDEFTPFLSIFENDQAIEHLFRVSCGLNSMVLGETQILGQVRDSFLLAQEVKTTGTVFNELFKQGITLAKKGHSETEIGENAVSVSYAAVELAKKIFGSLKNKHVVILGAGKMGELAAKNLHGSGAVNITVLNRTFEKAIALAERFNGKARTIEQLNQSLIDADILISSTGSKDFVITKQMMARVEKQRKGRPLFMVDIAVPRDLDPELDQLESVFLYDIDDLQGIVDANIAERQKAAEQIGIMIEEQIVLFKNWLGTLGVVPIISALRNKALAIQAETMSSIERKMPNLTERERKVLNKHTKSIINQILKEPINSAKELAAEPNAEESLKLFMKIFEIEDAVEEEIDAQRKQEKVVVPIEREKSWAYSMKNA